Proteins encoded in a region of the Mycolicibacterium chitae genome:
- the nuoF gene encoding NADH-quinone oxidoreductase subunit NuoF yields the protein MTALTPVLSRFWDEEEPWSLETYRRHDGYRALDKALAMPPDDVIALVKDAGLRGRGGAGFPTGTKWSFIPQDATGAGAKPHYLVVNADESEPGTCKDIPLMLTTPHFLVEGAIIAAYAIRANHAFIYLRGEVVPVLRRLQAAVAEAYAAGYLGRDIGGTGFDLELIVHAGAGAYICGEETALLDSLEGRRGQPRLRPPFPAVAGLYACPTVVNNVESIASVPPVVLGGVDWFKSMGSEKSPGFTLYSLSGHVTTPGQYEAPLGITLRELLSYAGGVRAGHELKFWTPGGSSTPLLTAEHLDIPLDYEGVAGAGSMLGTKALQMFDETTCVVRAVARWTDFYAHESCGKCTPCREGTYWLKQIYHRLENGQGTAEDLGKLLDISDIVLGKSFCALGDGAAMPIQSSLKYFRGEYEAHLNGGCPFDPHASMLVAPEEVDA from the coding sequence ACCCCGGTGTTGAGCCGGTTCTGGGACGAAGAAGAGCCCTGGTCGCTGGAGACCTACCGCCGCCACGACGGCTACCGCGCCCTGGACAAGGCGCTGGCCATGCCGCCCGACGACGTCATCGCCCTGGTGAAGGACGCCGGCCTGCGGGGCCGCGGCGGCGCGGGGTTCCCCACCGGGACCAAATGGTCGTTCATACCTCAAGACGCCACCGGCGCCGGCGCCAAGCCGCACTACCTGGTGGTCAACGCCGACGAATCCGAACCCGGTACCTGCAAAGACATTCCGCTGATGCTGACCACCCCGCACTTTCTGGTCGAGGGGGCGATCATCGCGGCGTACGCCATCCGGGCCAACCACGCGTTCATCTACCTGCGCGGCGAGGTGGTCCCGGTGCTGCGCAGACTGCAGGCCGCCGTCGCCGAGGCGTACGCGGCCGGCTATCTGGGCCGCGACATCGGCGGCACCGGATTCGATCTGGAACTCATCGTGCACGCCGGCGCGGGCGCCTACATCTGCGGTGAGGAGACCGCCCTGCTGGACTCGCTGGAGGGCCGCCGCGGCCAACCCCGCCTGCGTCCACCGTTTCCCGCCGTCGCCGGACTGTACGCGTGCCCGACGGTGGTCAACAACGTCGAATCCATCGCGTCGGTGCCGCCGGTGGTGCTCGGCGGGGTGGACTGGTTCAAGTCCATGGGATCGGAGAAGTCGCCCGGGTTCACGTTGTACTCGCTGTCCGGGCACGTCACCACGCCGGGCCAGTACGAGGCGCCGCTGGGGATCACCCTGCGCGAATTGCTGTCCTACGCCGGCGGGGTTCGCGCGGGCCACGAACTGAAGTTCTGGACCCCGGGCGGGTCCTCGACGCCGCTGCTCACCGCGGAACACCTCGACATCCCGCTGGACTACGAGGGGGTGGCCGGCGCGGGATCCATGCTGGGCACCAAGGCATTACAGATGTTCGACGAGACCACCTGCGTGGTGCGGGCGGTGGCGCGCTGGACCGATTTCTACGCCCACGAGTCGTGCGGGAAATGCACGCCGTGCCGGGAGGGCACCTACTGGCTCAAGCAGATCTACCACCGGCTCGAGAACGGTCAGGGCACGGCCGAGGATCTCGGCAAGCTGCTCGACATCTCCGACATCGTGCTCGGAAAGTCGTTCTGCGCGCTGGGCGACGGGGCGGCGATGCCCATCCAGTCGTCGTTGAAGTACTTCCGCGGCGAATACGAGGCCCACCTGAACGGCGGGTGCCCGTTCGATCCGCACGCCTCGATGCTCGTCGCACCGGAGGAGGTGGACGCATGA